The sequence below is a genomic window from Vibrio mangrovi.
GTGACTGTTCCTGGAATAATCCGGGGATCGTTTTCCGCAATTTGTTCGATTTTCAGTAGCACATTGGCTCGCAGTACCGGGTTTCTTTCAGCCTGAAGCTCTCTTGCCAGACCCGATTCCATGATGGCGTGTTTGACATCCTGTGCGATGCTATATGCATCGCTACAGATGGTTGGCTGTTGCCCGGCATCAATATCCCAGCCGCCATCGACCACTTTGATATCGATATACTGTTTATCCGACATTGATTTCGTCCCATTCCGCCAGTTGATCCGGAGTTAAACCATTCGGTGCCGTGATATATATGTCACCGAAGCGTTTCACTTCACTCACCTGCTGGCCCTGATTGTTAGTCATGTTCTGCACCATGCCTGAAGGCAGAGTGTTCTGTTGCTGCTTGTAGGAAAAAACTGAATTATTCTCAGATGGACGAGCCGCACTGGATTCTGGCGTCTGGGTAACCGGATTTACCTGTTTCTGCACATTTTCAGCAGCGCGGGCTTCTGTTGACACGTTCTGTCCAGATTGTCCGGCAGTATCGCTTCCAAATGAGAGACCCAGTTTGTCTGCTACCCAGGAAATCCCGGATCCTATGGTTTTGAACATCCCGACAATCTTGTCGATATAGAACTTTATTCCATTGAAAATTTTGCCAAAAATTGCTCCAAAACTCGTTCCGGAAAGATAAGAAACAAACTGCCCCCACATTTCCCCCAACCAGCCAAACAAATGACCAATTTGCTGGAAAATTTCGATTTTCGACATAGCAGCAACAAGATCATCCCAGTACTTAATAATCA
It includes:
- a CDS encoding DUF2590 family protein, whose product is MSDKQYIDIKVVDGGWDIDAGQQPTICSDAYSIAQDVKHAIMESGLARELQAERNPVLRANVLLKIEQIAENDPRIIPGTVTVTGDLSGAVGLSAQAYDSEGVINTEVNT